From Chloroflexota bacterium, one genomic window encodes:
- a CDS encoding acetyl-CoA synthetase, whose protein sequence is MVKKAILETARKRKSTVLTEVESKQLLAEAGINVIQAKLATSMKQAVALSKGMGFPVVLKVASSDVVHKSDAGGVKLDLKNATQVEKAYREIMASIKEKFPQATIEGVSVQPMARPGVEVIIGMSKDAQFGPVLMFGLGGILVEILKDVSFRIVPLVRRDAREMIREIKGYPVLEGYRGKESADVTALEDMLLKVSDFVEKNSEIKELDLNPVFASKDGAVAVDARVVLEEEAVK, encoded by the coding sequence CTTACGGAAGTTGAATCCAAGCAGTTGCTTGCGGAAGCTGGAATAAACGTTATCCAGGCCAAACTGGCCACTAGCATGAAGCAGGCCGTTGCCTTAAGCAAAGGGATGGGCTTTCCGGTGGTGCTCAAGGTTGCCTCGTCTGATGTGGTTCACAAAAGCGATGCCGGCGGGGTCAAGCTGGACCTCAAGAATGCCACCCAGGTGGAGAAGGCCTACCGGGAGATCATGGCTTCTATCAAGGAGAAATTTCCCCAAGCGACTATCGAGGGGGTGTCGGTGCAGCCTATGGCCAGGCCGGGCGTGGAGGTAATCATCGGCATGTCCAAGGACGCGCAGTTTGGCCCTGTCCTTATGTTTGGCCTGGGTGGGATACTGGTGGAGATTCTCAAGGACGTCTCCTTCAGGATTGTGCCTTTGGTGCGGAGAGATGCCAGGGAGATGATCCGGGAAATAAAGGGCTATCCGGTGCTGGAGGGCTATCGAGGGAAGGAGTCGGCTGATGTCACTGCCCTGGAGGATATGCTGCTAAAGGTGTCTGACTTCGTGGAAAAGAACTCCGAAATAAAGGAGCTTGACCTCAACCCGGTGTTTGCTTCCAAAGATGGCGCCGTGGCTGTTGACGCCAGAGTGGTGCTTGAGGAAGAGGCTGTCAAGTGA
- a CDS encoding transposase, protein MDNGEEFGGKSWMKVRELRKLISGFGCRLIQNHKGHCDENAHLERSHRTDDEEFYIPRALQIRSEADLLNEATGYIYYYNNVREHSSLDYQTPFSHLKTQLPDINDKIRLVIPVMLDKAPVALGPWSGYHVLTQHLLPRFQQPHKIRAPLRALLS, encoded by the coding sequence GTGGATAACGGTGAGGAGTTCGGCGGTAAGTCCTGGATGAAGGTCAGGGAACTACGGAAGCTCATCTCTGGTTTTGGCTGCCGCCTAATCCAAAACCACAAAGGCCACTGTGATGAAAACGCCCACCTGGAGCGCTCTCATCGCACCGACGATGAGGAGTTCTATATCCCCAGGGCTCTACAAATCCGTAGCGAAGCCGATCTCCTAAACGAAGCTACGGGGTACATTTACTACTACAACAATGTCAGAGAACATTCCTCCCTCGACTACCAAACTCCCTTCTCTCACCTCAAAACGCAACTCCCCGACATCAATGATAAAATAAGGCTTGTCATCCCTGTAATGCTGGACAAAGCCCCGGTTGCCTTGGGCCCCTGGAGTGGATACCATGTCTTGACCCAGCACCTGCTGCCACGCTTCCAGCAACCCCACAAAATAAGAGCGCCCCTTCGGGCGCTCTTATCCTAA